The DNA segment tttctttaaTTATTGGCGCAAGAAGTGGTGTAATGCAGTAGCGGAGTGTTCGCTACCCTGTATTCTAGGCAAGAACAATCATTCGAGTGGGGTGCGTGATCAGTTTTCGGAATAGCGTTGATTTAGCGTGGCACCTTTTGTACATTACTtttctggttttgttttagtttttaacatttcaCAAAGTTCATTGCAATAGAAACAAGCGATAAAGGAAACGTGCAGATCTTTGCTCTACAACACTCTACATATCAGTGTGATCTAGCATGATCGTACTGCTGTTTGTAGCAAACACAAGAGGCCATAACGATTACCATTACTAGCATAGCAATACACACGCTACACGGCGCTGACGGTCACCGCCGTATGAGCCCGTAGTAgtggacgaaaaaaaaaactattatgAGCAATATTATGGATCAGTTTCAACGCAATCGGTAGTCTCATCtgtatcattaaatttatgttCCCATTCCTTCCCCTTTATAATATTACGAAATTTAGCGTAACTAATTGGAGGAAAAGCAAAATTTAAGGTTTGTTGCATTATCACAACAATCTGTAGAGTAAAGCTGGAACGGAACAAAGCTGAGGAACGATTTCGATGCAATAATGTATGACATTTTTGGCTAATGGGCGACTAAATAACGCATCGGTATATAATTAGCAGTACATGCACAACCAAAATTGTAACCCTCTGCCCTGGTGGCATTAATTGTATCATTGTAGCTGTAATTGTAAACTGTATGCAATCTGGTGGCAAGTCTGCACATTCCGAAAACGGTTAGAGCGGAAGCACCACCGTACACACTGCTGTGAAGCAATGAAACACAGGACCGCCCCTGCTATCCGCGATCACGCCTTGATCACCATGGTCTGTTTGATGCTATTGTTCATAGGTTTGGTTTAGTTTGAAGGCGTCGCCCACAATGTGTATGACATGTGGTGGACAATGTATTGGATAGAGATTGTAGGCGATGGTGTGGTTTGATCAATGTTTTATGGTTAGCTAATCAATTGTTAGATTTTAGCCGATATGGGTAAAGTGACTGTTTGCTGGGGTTTCAGAGAAGGACGGGGACACAGTGTCAGCACAATGAACGGCAGATAAGCAAGCGTAGAGCCTAACCTTCTTGATTTTGCTTAAAATGGTGAAACAAATCGTACTTTTCCAATGACGGATGCTTCTAAGAATAATAAGCATATGATCAGCAGCATAATCTGCAGGCAATAGGTAATCGTCTTAAACTTATGCTTCTATATACTATTTCCAAAAAAACTAAGGACCAattgctcgctctctctctctctctctctctctctctctctctcgctctttatCTCGTCGCGTCTTAATAACGAGATACCTGTAAACGTACCAGACCAATAGTGCTCGATTGCCGCTGATTTGTTTCACCATTTCGCCTGTAAAGACCAATGAGCAGAAGAGCAAGAGAACCAAATACCAAAAAGTGACAAACCAAAACGTTAAACATTATAATCAAACCCAAGCACAATCAAAGTTTTATATCGATTCTGAACCCTCTGCCCCCACCCCATACTCATTCCTGGCCACATAAAACGCATCAACCATACTAACAGTGGAAGGCTGTGTGAGGGGCGTAGAGAGTTGGAATGAGGCAGAAAGATGGAAtgaattaatgtaattaatGTGTCGTTTCTCATCGTTGTTGTCGTCATTATGTTTCGGTCTAATTGTAAAACGCAACCAACAACGCAGTCGAGTACTACGGGTAATTAACCAACCAAAAGGTGTACACAttaccacacatacacacacaaccataGAAACACTCTCATGAGAATTAGTGCAATCAAGCTACTACTATAAAACAGGACACGGGACATGGTTAAACGAATAActgaaaacatttttgtaaAAAGAGATTGGACAGCATACAGTGGGACGCGGTTTATCCGAGCtcctcgggacttgacctcgctCGGATACTTGAATAACATGGATGATAAACCAAGGTGTGTTGTTTATACGCGAATTCGTATAAGTTTTAAAAGTTCCATcatgttttgcaaaaatgtaTTAAGTGTAAGAGTAAGCAAACAATTTGAATATGTTCATTACTTTTATTGGTTTTCGTTATACTATTAATTGTAATAGCGGTTTATTCAAACCTTCCGCTCGGCACATTATGTCACCTTTTTGTTGAGCTGTCATTTCTGAGACACACGGATATTAGGACAACTGGATAAATGGCGTCCCACTGTAATCTAAAAATGTCtttgcctttgtttttttttaagaaaacgTATTTCAACTCTCTTTTTAAAAGTTTGCACATCAAATTACTATGGTGTACACAGTTGGACAGTACGTTAACACCACATGTTTAGTTGCATGTTCTTAGAATTGTATCCGCAAGGTGTGGTATGTTTGACGCAGACTTTGTAAAATTGGGCTTTTCTTATCAGTAAGTTCTATAAGCTTCTGTGCAATAATCATTTTGTGTGCAAATAATGATGGTTTATTAGAAAAATTGTTGAATTATAATACgttatttgctttttgcttttgcgtACTGTAGCGCGATAACAAGTTTGGCGTTTTATTCGCTTAATCTTGCGTATTTTGGCTAATAGTAAACAAATGGCTAATAGTCTCTCTTGTTGAATTTATAGAGGCCTCCTTGAGTCGTGCCTTTTACACGAAAGAGTTAAAGGttatttaataattgtttAGAAATCACAAATTCAGTTAAGATTAGCCACGTCCATTTAGTAAAATTTGAAttggtttatgttttatgtttatttgatcTAAATACATAGCAATAATCAAGAAGATCGCaaacaaagtaaaataaacttcgttaatttttttccctttttcctatATTGAGACGAGCAGCATACTGTTTAGAGGTAGCGAGTAGGAGTAGGTTTACAcaacggtgtgtgcgtgtgtgacaTGTGTTAGCGCACATATATTAGTATCCGTATgtaaaatgtaatgtaatacgagcagctgctgctgttaaaTACGACAAACACAAATCCTTACAATGCACACATTTCGTACAATTAACCGCCCTGCACTCTGATGGATTAATAATAGCATAAAATGGATCTTGTTTTGCTACGTTCTTTAAAGTAACTTGCGCTGATGCAACGTTCCATACATGCAGCGATGCTTCCTTACTTGCATTTTGTACCAATCTTTACCGCTAACTGCACACATaacaaaagcgaacaaaacaaaaatgaaagttTTCTTCACGAATGTACATCTGTGATATTTTGCATTCTTTAAATCTTTATACCCACCTTTttcgagcaaaaacaaaattgccaGATTGGAAGCAACAATCTTcaaacacttacacacaccTCTCCCACATTCTAAAGTGGTTCGTTTTGGGAATTatttgaaagaaaacaacgTGTCATACGACACACGAAAAACGAATAATACAAAAGTAACGTAAGCGACTTTTTTACTCATTCATACAAGTTTACTGAGGGGTGCAGAGCGCCTTCtccctttaaaaaaaaaagatagtttAATTTTCTACCCAATTGGTAAAATGAAAATGCTTGCCAAATCGGCATAAATAGTACCACAGCCACTGCAGAATGAGAGGTAGTTAGCATTAGTGCGAGGGTGAATTCCCGCACCGGAACCCACAAACCCTTCAAACAACATCTCGCCTCTGTTGTAGACGGTTTTACCGCTCCTACTTATTCGAATGGGATATTACTTGTTCCCGAGATTTAACACTGTTACAACCTTAACACAGAGCAGAGGACAGACAGACAACAGAAGCGTTCCGAGCGAGGTTTTGCAGCAAACCCACAGGttttattgtaatttaaatAAGCGATGTCAAACACAGACTTGTTTTCCCTACCCACTGGTCGAACAGGAATCCTTACAAgcaaactaacaaacaaagaaaacccgGTTTAACATTGTTCCGGAAACCAAAATGCGTGTGTAGTTCAGTGaggttgttgatttttcctGCTTACAAAATttccgaaaacaaaaatgcaggACACCACTAAGTGGTCCAGGTATTTCTTATCGATCGTTGGAAGACTTTTGCGTTTCTCTAGACTGCCGTCGCTAGACTGCGGTCAACCAGTTCCGGCTGTCTATGGTGCCAGCCGTTCGTACACCCACCCTTCCTCACCTTGGTGCAGCAGCGTTCCATCGACTGCTTCGCCCTCCTTAAGCGCCTTACGGAACCGGATGCGATCGTGCAGACGGTTTGTCTGTCCCTGCCAAAATTCGATCGCTTTCGGGCGTACCATATAGCCGCCCCAGTTCGGCAGGGGCACTTCCGTGTCCGGTCCGAGCTCCTCTTTGATggccttttcctttttgtccAAAAACTCCCGGCTCGGTATCGGTTGGCTCTGCGGGCTGGCCAGGGCTCCGATTtggctggcgcgcggccgcTGATGGAAATAGGTTTCCGACGCTTCGCGCGATATACGCTCGGCCGTACCCTCGATGCGAACGGACCGTCTCAATGGTAGCCAGTAGAAGGCAAGGGCCACGTTGGGATTTTCGGCCAGCTCGTCCGCCTTGCGGCTTTCGTAGTTGGTAAAGAATGTAAAGCCTTCCTCGGTAACATCTTTCAGCAGCACAAACCGTGCCGACGGTACAGCATCCCTGCGTTTGCGGCGAAGAAGAGTGGCGAGAATAACGTTATCAGTCTATCGCATCGTAACCACAGACCCAACCCACGAGTGAGATAAGCGAATGTACGATTTTCAATTGTTCTCTtactttgttgctgttgccaaGCACATAGCGTTCGGTTCGATGATTTCTGGAGTTTCGACGGCATCTTGCATCCACTTGCGAAATAGGCTTATCGGTTCCTTTCGCTCGATGCTTGATTCTAGAAAGATCTCTTTCTCCGACTTGTACTTGATTCTGAGCGCTAGAATGGAATAGAGCATCAATTAGAAAACAagcattggtttttttattcaaagcaCAAAATCTGCTGCTACTTACACGCAAGATCTACGAACGACATCCTTCTCAGCAGCGTTAATCTCATAGAGAAACAGAATAACAACTAACAGCTCGGGGGAAGTTCGGATTTGTTTTGGAACGAAAGTTTTCGCACCGAATGacgtttattgagtttgacgTTCCGTCGCGCGTCATCGATTGACGTAAGAAGCCCAAGCATCGACAAGGGTTTAAAAAAGTCGTTAATACTAGGTGTACAACTAAGTTTCTGCGTCTTTTTCAGCATCTGAAATGTTCTGCAACTCTCTCTTGCTtcgaattatttttaataaaattgataatatttgagtatttttagaccatgatttttttcagttATGAAGCATAAAATTCTGCTGAGATTCTTTTTATTTAGACATTtaacagaaaataaataaataaatatataaatactAAATGATAatagtaaatgaaaaaaatgttagtacgaaaataaattattaataaataaatactacATATAATCAATGTTGTTAAGTATTTTCTTAGTATCTAGGTGGAGATATATTGTGCGGCACTTTGTTTACAAATTCACCCCTCGCCTCTTCCTAAACCGGTTACCAATGGATAAACTGAGTAGACATAGTTGatgaaaaaatagtaaaaaaacggAATCGGATTTTCAAAAAAGACAACTGTTCAGCTTACattattatttacttttaaGTTTACGCTTTCGTTTCGATGTTAATACGCAACCAGCTTTACTCGCTTTGGCAGCTTTCATCTGctctctgtactgttgtaaggtttcgcattgaagttttCAATCGCTAGAACTACAACGGCTATACTATTGTTTACATATTAAATTTCTATATGAACTACTCTGTGCACAAGTAAATGAGAATTGactacaggcgtcccccgagttacgaccccctcgagttacgacgattcgcagatacgacgatttcgattttgacagttgaaaGGTGTCATTGAGAcgaaattgatatatttttttgaatttctgtgcagATAACCGTTACAAACATATTTCCTCAGATTCCACAACACCccgatcttgaatatctatgtcgtgtaaacggcttttggagggaaattaatacattatcgtacattatttttaataaaatatacgatttcatagattccgactcttcaatttcggttataaactttatattcacagatattcgacatacgactatttcaACTTACGCATTGCTttaggacattttttcggtcccaaatacagtcgtatctcgggggacacctgtattgATCGATGGTGTTGATACTCATGTATCTGACCAATCgacaatttttattaatttttgctcggaaagttacaAGAGTATTTAGGTCATGCTTGGACAAGCTAAGCGAAAcacagagcaaaaaaaatgacACCTATTTATTGATGAGTACTAGaagcgccatctattgagcaaaccaTATACCGAAATAGGCACGAACTCTCGACGTACTCACGAATTTGAAAGTTCAAACGACTTGTTTCCTAacaataaatgttaaaatatgttACATAAAATTGTTTACTagtatttaaaacattttcattaatcaaatcaatttataattacctttttttataaagtttttgatttttaatttgaacgtGTAACCGACAAAGTTCGTGTTGCGTTCACACATG comes from the Anopheles coluzzii chromosome 2, AcolN3, whole genome shotgun sequence genome and includes:
- the LOC120953571 gene encoding pyridoxine/pyridoxamine 5'-phosphate oxidase-like yields the protein MRLTLLRRMSFVDLASLRIKYKSEKEIFLESSIERKEPISLFRKWMQDAVETPEIIEPNAMCLATATKDAVPSARFVLLKDVTEEGFTFFTNYESRKADELAENPNVALAFYWLPLRRSVRIEGTAERISREASETYFHQRPRASQIGALASPQSQPIPSREFLDKKEKAIKEELGPDTEVPLPNWGGYMVRPKAIEFWQGQTNRLHDRIRFRKALKEGEAVDGTLLHQGEEGWVYERLAP